AACACAATGCATACCAATGTTGTGCAGCCCAACCCTCAGCAGCCTTTACTGAACTCTCATCAAAGCCAAAGGTTTGCAGTTCCTAGCACAGCTGGGGGCCTCGGCCCTCCTGACAATACTTATTATCGTCCTGCACAGACTTCATATCAGCAGCCACCTCCAGCATATAGAAATAGTGGCCCAGTTACTAAGAAGGAAGCTGGCCCTCGTGTTACCCCGATTTCTGCATTGAACCCATACCAAGGCACATGGAAGATAAAGGCTAGGGTGACTGCAAAGACTCATGTCAATCACTACAAAAATGCACAAGGTCCAGGAAAACTCTTCACTTTTGATCTCCTTGATGCACATGGCGGAGAAATTCGTGCAAAATGTTTTAAAGATGTCGTTGATCAGTTCTATGACCTAATTGAGGTTGGTAAGGTGTACTTTATATCTGGAGGGGGCCCAGGGGCGCTGAAACCTGCACAGAAGCAGTATAACCATTTGAACAGTGAGTTCGAAATCAGTATGGATGCTAGAACATCTGTAGAAGTTTGTTCTAGTGATGACAACAGCATCCGCAGTCAGCGTTTCAATTTCCGACAAATCAGCGAAATAGCGAACATGGATATAGGCGCCATGCTAGATTTGCTTGGTGTTGTTACATCAGTTAGCACTTCTTCTACAGTAAcaaggaagaatggtgtgaaaaCCTCGAAAAGAGTCCTCCAACTGAAGGACATGTCTGGTTGCAGCGTGGAAACAACCCTTTGGGGTAACTTCTGTGATGCTGAAGGTCAGCAGCTGCAGTTGCTGTGTGATTCTGGTTCGAGTCCTATACTTGCCCTGAAAAGTGGCCGCATTTGTGACTTCAACGGCAGGTCTGTGGGCACAATCAGCTCAAGCTGCTTAAAAATAAATCCAGACGGTCCTGAAGCAGAAAGGCTGAGGCAATGGTACATAACTGAAGGCAAAAATGCTGCTGTCACTTCGTTGTCTGTGGGAATGTCAAGCATGGGCCGGACTGATGTCCGAACTACTATTGCACAGATCAAGGAAGAAGGCATGGGAAAATCAGAGAAGCCAGACTGGATCACTGTTATGGGTACAGTTTggaacatcaagaccgacaatttTTGTTATCCAGCTTGCACCGGAGTGGTTAATGGTACCCGCTGCACTAAAAAAGTCACAAAAGATGTTGATGAGATGTGGCAATGCGAGAGCTGTGAACAGAGCTCTCAAAATTGCGAGTATAGGTACATGCTGCCATGCAAAATCCAGGATCACACTGGATCTACTATGTATGCAACTGCATTCCAAGATGCTGGCGAGGAGATAATTGGCCTCCCAGCGCAAGATCTTTTCACGATAAaaaatgaagatcaagatgatgaaaAGTTTGCAGAAATCATACAGCGGGCCCGTTATCAGCATTACTTATTCAAGCTGAAAGTTAAGGAAGAAACGTACAACGACGAAGCGCGTGTGAAATGCACCATTGTTAAGGTTCAAAAATTGGACGACACGGCAAAGGAGAGTCGCTTTCTTCTGGGAGTAATCGATAGCCTTTTGGCGGAGGATGGCTCAGGCTCAACCCCTGCGGTGAATGGCGGTGCTGCTAGTAACGCTGGTTTCACATCCAACAATACCTACACCATGAATATGGGTTTCCCAAATCAGTTTGGGCAGCAAGCGAGCTTATATGGTGGGATGCCTTCTACACCATCTGCAACACGATATGCACAGACTGGTCATGTCTCTAGGGACTCTCCAGTGCAGGCAAACTCCTACGGCCCTTCAGCTGGCAACACCAGTACTAGTCTATGCTATATGTGCAGTCAGCCTGGGCACTTCGCTAGAGACTGTCCGGTGCAGGCTGCTGCTCCCCGGCGCCAGACTTACGGAAACGGTGCTGCTACATCAGGATACAACAGGCAGTCCAATGCTGGTAATTTCTGAAGTATTGTTGACTGATCCAATAGCATCTTGGTTCAGTTTTAGCTGCGTGGCATCGCCATGCATTCTGTACAGTTGCTAAATATGCCTGGTGTGTTTGCGACTATTTCTAGTACTCACTGGGCGGCCTGCTATATAAGTATATCTGTGCCTTTCTTGTGTCAGTTCCTTCATTGTGCATCATCAGTCCTCCGTTTGTAATTAGGCTTGCTAGCTAAGAACTTGAAGAAGCTTGCACTTTAGCTGCCATTGTCATTTCCGGTGTGGATGCGATGCCGCTTGTTTGGTTCACTTCGTTCTGAATCTGATGATCTTTAGTATTGCTTGTACTATATTCATGCATTTGCACTACTTGGTCGTCACTTGTTCAATAGCCAGAAAATTAGGTTCCCATTATTTTAGACTAGATGGAGGGGCGAGATGTAGAGCTTTGTTAAGGCGAAAGACACTGGCACAAGATTATACAAGTATCAAAACGTGTGCTCTGTGTTTCATGTTTCAGCACGTAGTAACTTAGTCTCAGTTGGTACTCATCGTGTCGGGCAAAATTCCAGTTTTGCACTATTTGTATTTCTTGAAGCAGGGAGTAGTAGTTTCCTAAATTGGTTTTGCTACACTATTAGATTTGCATCATGATCTGTTTGTTCTAAAAGGTGATGTAGATCCTCCTCCCAACCCCAAACCCTAGACGCcttccgccgccgctgccggcggCGCCACTGGGCAAAGCCCGCGGGGCGTGGCGGTGGCGGCCTTCCCTCGTGACGCGGCGGGGACGGCGGCCAGGGAGCCTCTCACGACCCGCTTCCCGGATGGCTGGGCGGCGGCGGTCAGACGGGGATGGAGGGGTGACGGCGGCCCTCCCGCCTCCCATGGATGGACGGGGACGGTGGCCAGAGGAGTGCTGCGGCCTCCCCGCCTCCCATCGCCGGCACGCTGGTGGCGGATAGCGCCATCCCCTCCGTCTCTCGCCGGTGTGgggcgatgatcttgggcttctcccgcggtacgaggtcgcccggggcagcagccttgggttcgacggtggaggcggccttcttcttcgccggaggaggtCGACTGGTTGCTGGGGTGGTGGATCAAGAGATCCCTCTACCCCTGCCATGAAGATCTTGTCGACGACGAGCTAGCGGTGAAGGGGCCACCGGTGAAAACCGCGCCTTGACTtcgttcttggcggatgatggcggcgactATTGGCGTCGTGCCCCTGCGAAGGCATCATCTTTGATTGCCTCTCCGTTTGCTCTCACCGAGTTGGGGACTCGCATCTGTCGGTGAAAACCGTGTCACgattggcgggcgatggcggcgttaatcgtcgcttccttcttgaaggcatcgttgtCGCAGCCCGCAGgtactcactcgtgctgctctgggggaaaccctagatccagccAGGATCGAACGATGACGGCGCTCCCAGCGTCgtgctacctcttggggcatcgtttttgaagCAGCGGGTGGATGTAGGTGGTttttggtggagtggtgttcatctaccatgtTCTCGTCGATGATTCTCAGCGGGGTATCGAAGACGGGCGCGGACTGCTGGACGCGTGCAGGTTGGTGGAgctgtctggcgtcatggtgacaTCGACGGCAGGTCTGGCAAGGTCAATGCGGTGATCCCTCTTGAAGATGGATGCGTGGATGACGGCTGTAGGGATTTCGGTGGCGTGTGTACTGGCGTGCGCTCAGGGTCCATTTGACTGGTTGTGCTTCTCACCCGCTAATGGACAGCTTGGGAAGGCATTCAGTTTTAGATGATGTGCGTTGGTGTATTGTCAGGGTAATGGCCCTATTCATGGTCAACCCCTTCATCGCTCTTGTAGGCATAGTGAGTCGTCGCTGGAAAGGTGGCTTCGAGTTGATCTTTGTATCTCACTTGTAAGGCTttgcgaataatttaataaagaaaagttgtgcatcctttggatgcagaggctggggcgatgctctcatttcgaaaaaaaaatctaTTTGTTCTATGGGTTGCAAGTTGGGTTGCAACAGAAGCTGTTTTAAGTGGGTTTGCAATTGAGATTTTTTCAGTTGCAAGTCAAGTTCCAAACAAGATTTTTTAAGTTATATATATTTGTCCAGTTGCAAGTTAGTGGAAAGTTGAAATTGAGACTTTTAGATACGAGAGTGGCATCACTTAACTTGAGAATTAGTCAGACCCTTCCTGAATATAAGTGTAATACCTTTTCTGGTTATCTGAAAATATGATTATCTTACTTCCGCCATCGTGTCACgtgcttctttcttcttttttttacaCAGAAAATGTGGTGTGTTTACTTGCGCGACACAGTTTCAGTAGATTCCGGTCAGGGATCAGAGTTCATCACGGTCTCGGTTGAGTTTGTTTGGCAGGTGTACTTTGCCCAAGTCTTTTAATCTTTAGACTATACCCGACAACAAACTCAGCTACGTTAAAAACCCTACTAGAACTTGGCAACCAACCAAGCAGGGCTCGGACCCGACTGTTTTAAAACG
This Lolium perenne isolate Kyuss_39 chromosome 1, Kyuss_2.0, whole genome shotgun sequence DNA region includes the following protein-coding sequences:
- the LOC127345391 gene encoding replication protein A 70 kDa DNA-binding subunit C-like, which encodes MQAPRLTSGAVKEIAELPKGLGTIQPVLQVADVRPITAKSAAGSDRFRMLVSDGVHSLQSMLSTDLNRFVTDGTLRLGSIVHLLEVMCSDIQGRRIIIVCKLDILQSECDMIGKPKIYETKSSREGQEPNLRATAVAPRVEQVANNLSYGGPYNGVHGTLDSSIGRTVRSGPNNVFSRSSHDTMSTQNTMHTNVVQPNPQQPLLNSHQSQRFAVPSTAGGLGPPDNTYYRPAQTSYQQPPPAYRNSGPVTKKEAGPRVTPISALNPYQGTWKIKARVTAKTHVNHYKNAQGPGKLFTFDLLDAHGGEIRAKCFKDVVDQFYDLIEVGKVYFISGGGPGALKPAQKQYNHLNSEFEISMDARTSVEVCSSDDNSIRSQRFNFRQISEIANMDIGAMLDLLGVVTSVSTSSTVTRKNGVKTSKRVLQLKDMSGCSVETTLWGNFCDAEGQQLQLLCDSGSSPILALKSGRICDFNGRSVGTISSSCLKINPDGPEAERLRQWYITEGKNAAVTSLSVGMSSMGRTDVRTTIAQIKEEGMGKSEKPDWITVMGTVWNIKTDNFCYPACTGVVNGTRCTKKVTKDVDEMWQCESCEQSSQNCEYRYMLPCKIQDHTGSTMYATAFQDAGEEIIGLPAQDLFTIKNEDQDDEKFAEIIQRARYQHYLFKLKVKEETYNDEARVKCTIVKVQKLDDTAKESRFLLGVIDSLLAEDGSGSTPAVNGGAASNAGFTSNNTYTMNMGFPNQFGQQASLYGGMPSTPSATRYAQTGHVSRDSPVQANSYGPSAGNTSTSLCYMCSQPGHFARDCPVQAAAPRRQTYGNGAATSGYNRQSNAGNF